A region from the Sulfurospirillum oryzae genome encodes:
- the atpC gene encoding ATP synthase F1 subunit epsilon, whose protein sequence is MNTLKLEIVTPTGQIFANDVKSVTLPGKEGEFGVLPNHASLVTLLQAGVIDIELKDGNHDVVAINWGHVKVDENSVTVLADGAVSIGGVSESEVAKSLEAAKQLLESISDSDVAIAMATAKIESIAKTRKF, encoded by the coding sequence ATGAATACATTAAAATTGGAAATTGTGACTCCTACGGGTCAGATTTTTGCCAACGATGTAAAAAGTGTTACGCTTCCAGGCAAAGAGGGTGAGTTTGGTGTTTTACCAAACCATGCCTCTTTAGTAACGCTTTTACAAGCGGGTGTGATTGATATTGAGCTCAAAGATGGGAACCATGATGTTGTCGCAATTAATTGGGGACATGTCAAGGTCGATGAAAACTCTGTGACCGTTTTAGCAGATGGTGCAGTTTCAATTGGTGGGGTCAGTGAAAGTGAAGTTGCAAAATCGCTAGAAGCCGCTAAACAACTCCTTGAGAGTATTAGCGATTCAGATGTGGCTATTGCAATGGCAACTGCAAAAATTGAGTCTATCGCAAAAACAAGGAAATTTTAA